Proteins from one Triticum aestivum cultivar Chinese Spring chromosome 7A, IWGSC CS RefSeq v2.1, whole genome shotgun sequence genomic window:
- the LOC123150431 gene encoding protein MIZU-KUSSEI 1 — MAGTLREAVAASQPPPSPLPPSRGATASGGIPWLLRKRPGKVRHGPPLGGQEPDVHDEVELEDEGATFVVSTPSVADAVAGGGTLEPSGKRREALARLRSAVLAVVARARRRRGRRPMGSSVTGTIFGRRRGRVHLALQTDPRAPPALMVELAAYSTGALVREMSSGLVRIALECEKTPAHNTGGERRRTALVEEPTWRAYCNGRKCGYAVRRECGAEEWRLLRAVEPVSVGAGVVPDGGAGEGDLMYMRARFERVVGSRDSEAFYMINPDGNGGPELSIYLLRV; from the exons ATGGCGGGAACCTTACGTGAGGCGGTGGCCGcctcgcagccgccgccgtcgccgctcccGCCGTCCAGGGGTGCCACGGCGAGCGGCGGCATCCCCTGGCTGCTCAGGAAGCGCCCCGGCAAGGTGCGCCACGGCCCGCCGCTCGGCGGGCAAGAACCTGACGTCCACGATGAGGTGGAACTGGAAGACGAGGGAGCCACCTTCGTCGTCTCTACTCCGTCCGTCGCGGATGCTGTTGCCGGAGGAGGAACCCTTGAGCCATCAGGGAAGCGCCGCGAGGCGCTCGCGCGGCTCCGGTCCGCGGTCCTGGCCGTGGTGGCGCGCGCGCGGCGCCGGCGCGGGCGCAGGCCGATGGGGTCCAGCGTCACCGGCACCATCTTCGGCCGGCGCCGGGGCCGCGTGCACCTGGCTCTGCAGACCgacccgcgcgcgccgccggcgcTCATGGTGGAGCTGGCCGCGTACTCCACCGGCGCGCTCGTCAGGGAGATGTCCTCCGGCCTCGTCCGCATCGCCCTCGAGTGCGAGAAGACGCCTGCACACAACACAG GCGGCGAGAGGCGGCGGACGGCGCTGGTGGAGGAGCCGACGTGGCGAGCGTACTGCAACGGGCGCAAGTGCGGGTACGCCGTGCGGAGGGAGTGCGGCGCGGAGGAGTGGCGGCTGCTCCGAGCCGTCGAGCCCGTCTCCGTCGGCGCTGGCGTCGTCCCggacggcggcgccggcgagggggaCCTGATGTACATGAGGGCCAGGTTCGAGAGGGTGGTGGGATCCAGGGACTCTGAAGCGTTCTACATGATAAACCCCGACGGCAACGGTGGGCCCGAGCTCAGCATCTACCTCCTCAGAGTCTGA